The sequence TTTTTGAAATAACGGTCACACTTTAAAGAACGAAACCTCCAAAAATGACCaaccaaaaatgttctaaaaatgcTCTTCTGGATAAGAAAATAGCCAGCATGCATAAAAGAATATAACCATTTTACGCCAAGTTACTATACCTTGGAAAGACGAAAGTCTAATAAAATTCGTTCATCCATTTCCACCAAATTAACTTTGAATATCAGCTTGTTGTTTCTTCGGTCAGTGGTTGAAACGGTCACCTGAGAAAAGGAACCAAATCCAGTGGTTTGTATTGAGACCATTTTATAAGGCTACTTAGAGCAAACTATTAATATTAGTAAGAATATCCACCTGGTTGACACAGGATTTCTTCCAGACGTAGCCCATTTTTTCACAAGTTTCCTTCAGACTGCAATACGAACTTGCTGCATCAACTTTAGTAAAGAAGCGTGTCATCCTTTTTACCAAACGTTGCCAAGGGTTCTAGGAATGTGTATAGATTGCCAGATGAATTACACAGCACAGAGATAGTAAGGCGAGAAAGAAATGTAATTTACCTGTGAGGAGCCTGGGGTCCCCAGTAACTGGCTGCTCAGTAGCATGTTCTCTGGACAGGCAGGCTGGGAGAAGCTGATTCCTTTACCCTGCACTAGTTTGTCTATATGGGATGAACTGCTATCCCAAGTAGGGAGAGCAGTGCGGGGTTCTGGCTGTGTGCTGGAAAAAGTCACCTTCTCTTCACTGTAAATCAATTAGAGCGTTTTATTACACGTGGAAGAGAAAAAAGTCGCACTAGATGCTGTGTTCACAATAGGCTTTTGTCTTTCATTTTTAACATATTGCTTTACTCCTCCATTTTTGATGTATTATTCAGTGGGAGAGATCTATCATTAGGCAGGATAGGTGAGCAAATTTTTAGATTGGGTTAAACAGCTACTACCCTCTcagcattcacatttattttaatttatctgAAATAGATATACATGCACTTCAATTGCACATGTTACTAAAAAGATAAATATATGTGTGCCTGTATTATTCTAGCCATgtcgcttaaccccttaaggatgcagggtttttcggctgatttctcgctctacaacttcaaaaatccataactttttcatttttacgtgtacagacctgtgtgagggcttattttgtgcgtaacaaattttactttcccgtaatgttatttattttaacatgccgtgtactgcgaagctgaaaaaaaattccaaatgtggaaaaattgaaaaaaaaaacgcacgttcttgtgggctcagtttttacgactttcactcttcgctccaaataacacgcctactttattctttggttcggtgcgatcgcggtgataccaaatttatataggttttattgtgttttaatacattttcaaaaattaaacgaatgtgtacaaaaaagaaaaaaataattttgccatcttctgacgctaataactttttcatactttggcgcacggagatgtgtgaggggtcattttttgcaaaatgaggcgacgatttcattgctaccattttgaggtctgtgcgacattttgataattttctatttcattttttatgttatgtaaaaaggtgtaaaagtcgcatttcggacatttgggcgccatttcccgcctcggaggtcaccgccggccgtaaccgtttttatattttgatagatctggcattttgggacgcggcgatacctaatatgtctgtgatttttactgtttgttatgttttatatccgttctagggaaatgggggtgatttgaacttttaatattttattaatttttttaaaactttttttttcactattttttagaccatctagggtacattaaccctagatggtcagatcgctcctaccatatactgcaatactacagtattgcaatatatggcatttttgcaggtcatacattacaatgagccactggctcattgtaacgaacctgcataagccatgtagcctcgtgtcaaaagaagacccgaggctaccatggtaaccgatgacgtttgggggcgtggcgagcggaaaaaaagatggcggcgcccgcacgccgccgtcttttaaacgccgccagcgtttagagggttaatagccacgatcggtgcaagcaccgaccgcggttattagcggtatgggttttgtgcaaaatgcagaaacccccacctctgtatgaagaggactcagcccgtgagccctcttcatacatcccttatacctctgcgccgtagagctacggcgcagagcgttaaggggttaaaaacgatTGTTGTTGACCATCTCCACAccttggcagcagtggccatacATGCACTCTTGATtcttgcctgaccacctggattcagtgttcattaccacaggacaactgtgggacatgcagtaactcctaatAATTTCATATGCAATCTCGTCCAGCAACGGTGGCTGTATCCAGGGAAAACTCTTGTTTCTCAGGGATGATATGGCTgcctttatgggaaattatcttcacaggtacatatttttaaataacatccaatttaagAATTGTATGTATATAGCATATGAATTAAACTacttgtgaatgcccagatgagaatacccctttaaagctctTCGGCACATCAGGTTTATCATAGATGctaagactgcttgataaatgagGGGACTGGAGCGGATCTGTGCCCAGACCCGAGACTTTTTGAAAAGTCGCATGTCATGAATCTGTGATAAGGGTGCGACAGTTGTCTTCAAGTGACTTAGAagtttgtcagccaaaaaaccAACCAAGCAATTGTGCAATTAGCCAAATGTGACTTCTTAAACAGTCGGAAGAAGAAGGATAAATCTCCATCAAAGGATCTACAAATTGCAGCAAATTTTAATTGTAGTAATGAAACACTTGTAGTATATTTAAGTGTAACCTAATAACCAGTAAATTGGCTTTCAGTCTGTATTCACTCACAGTATTTGAatagtgttttgaaatgcaatttaaAAGTAGCAAGGAAAAGCTTCTCCTGAGCACATATTTACACTGAATTGTTTGGGATTGGGAGACTGAGCACCATGTGTTTTTCATAATTTACATAGAAACCACATGGTGCTCATTCTTCATTACAAGCGATTCAAAGTAAAAGGTATGTATGATTGGGCCAAGCTCCTCCTCAAAGTCTTTGAACGGTGTTTCAAAACCAAATTCAAATGCTGCGTGAATGCAGCCTCAATGTAATGGTCACTGGCATACAGctaatatgtattatacaggcttAAAATTCTTTGAATCAAAAACATCAAATGCCAATATTCATttttaaatcaaattttttttttttcagataagGTTTCTATGAGGCAGAGTATTATGAAATGTTAATGTGTGCCGTTTGGTAAAGGAAGCCCATACCTGTGAAGAAACGACAAATCCATATCAGACCTTATGTGTTTGCTGAGAAGTCCATGTGTTTCAGATCCCCCTGAAGGCACAAGGcttctttttacacctaaatccATAATGTAAAAAACAAGGAAGAATGATAGAAAAATGCAATGAAACTTTACAGTACTCTCGCAGCCTGCTGATCATTAGTGTTAATAAACAGTTACCATTCTGCCACATACCTTTCTTGAGCGACTTTGTAACCCAACGGTCCTTTTTGATGTCTTGAATTGTAATTCTAGAGCTAGGGTTTTCAGCTAGTATCTTGCAAAGCAAGGCTAAAAACAGAAATGGGTAAAGAAGGACATTATCTCAGAAGGACAGAGAATTGTTAGTAAACTTACTTGTAAATGAGAAAAATCCCTGCTTACCTAGAGGTGCAGCATCAATCTTTTTCCATGGAGTGAGGTAGTGTTTAGATTCCTTCCAGTCACAATATTCTTGACACATATCATTTGGCTGATCCCAGGGTAACTctacaaataaaatgtaaaaaatgtaggtTATCAAAAGACAAAGTCAGACTGGTTTCAAGTCAAATCCAACAAATCTGGTCAGAACCATTAGTATAATGACATATGCCGTTATGCCATAATTAAAGGCATTAAAAAGATATGCCAGAACTTTAGTACAACTTGACCAAAGAGTTGGCATGCTATTGTTGTACAATATGTCAGCTTTCTGTAAGCGAAGATCATCATACTATAATATTCTGAAATCTTTGTGCTTTTTTTGGTGGAAGacaaaaaactgctaaaaataacccccctaaactaaatatattttcataaactgccattagaaagcattgcctctatcccttcattgtccctctacatgcctgtaaacctaagcaatgaggtcctaaagctgcatgcaaggctgggatggattcttgtgagctgctccaaaaggtagtagtgacaggactagtgacagagacctgatgacaggtgtcctttaagcttttaaagggaacctctcagcaGAGAGCTATATCACTGGGAAAAGGGTTCTTAATGCACACtggcatttttcactccccaccttcaaaaatctataacttttttatttttccatgtaaagagctgtgtatgggcttgttttctgcgtaacaaattgcacttcatagtgacggtatttaatattctatgccgtgtactgggaagcgggaaaaaaattatgaatgcagtgaattatgaaaaaacacatttgcataatttcttgtggggttggattttacgtctttcactgcgagccacaaatgacatgtctacttcattcattgggacagtacaatcacggggataccaaatttgtataggttttataaagttttcatacatttacaaaagttaaaacctcctgtacattaaaaaaaaaaaaatcttcaatttgCCGTcatctggagctaataactttttcatactttggtgtacagagctgtgggtggtgtcaatttttgcgactttcgataacgttttcaatgcttccatttctaggactgtacgaccttttgatcactttttattgaatttttttatatttttcaaaatattaggcactattttccgttatggggttaaatgcacccattattatgttttcatagatcaggcatttttggacacagccatacctaatgtgtttattatttttactgtttatatttatatgacttctagggaaaggggggtgattagaacttttagttatttttaatataatttaaaatttttttttcttttttactatttttcagactccctagggtactttaaccctaggttgtctgattgatcctaccatatactgccacactacagaatggcagtatatggggattttgcacaccatctattataatgtgcaaattgcacattgtaatagacagccttagatctttgtgtgacccgaggctgtcatggtaacggatcgcagctccccgatgacgtcacggagagcgacgaccggagccaagatggcggtgacCAGCTTTGCCGgaggcaatcaaagggttaacacctttaGCGCTGTTAACGaagggcgtttgcttcattgtgaagcaagcacccagtgagtatgaagagggctcagcccatgagccctcttcatactcccccatgcgcagcaatacgtacaggtacgtcttattgcgctatagagttaaatgtgtaATCGAAATATTCAAAACATAAATAGTTaaatgactatatatatattcaacTAATGCAAAGCTTTACTGAATCTATCATTATGGCCaagaaaaagttaattaattgtttgGAGATTGTTGATGATTTCTGTTCTGCTCCACTTAAGTACAGGACTTCATGCCACATATTTCAATTGCTGGTTATAGAGAAAATCCTGGGCTCTTCAGATTATCTTATCTGAAGAACGCTGCATACATATACACTAAAAGAAAGGTTTATATCTCCATCTACAGTTGTGAACACAAAATCTACTCTACTTAAAGTTGTGTACATTCCTGCACAGGGTCCTTTCTCAGATTGATCTCAAAGTCTCATCCCCTGCACTGCGAATCACCTGATCCGAGCATTGTGATCAGTCCATGAAATCTGTTCAGTGCAGGACAGTGATTCACGGACCAACCACAGTCGTCTGAAACAAGCCTAACACTCAGAATTTATGCCTACTTACCTCCAGCCAACATTGCAATCAGGACTATTCCACAGGACCAGACATCCACAGGCTCAGCATGAAACCCTCGCATCTTGATGAGCTCAGGGGCCACATATGGCAACGTCCCACACATCTTGTTCAACAGGCGCTCACGTCCATTATGTCTAAAGACAGTCGCTAGACCGAAATCTGAGATTTTCAGCTGATCTGAGGAGTtaacaaaagaaataaaaaattaggGAAAATGTAAACAATGTAAGCTCTGAGCATCCAAAGATAATAGATGTGGTCATTCTGCAAAATATACTTATTACTACAATATTGGGAGTCTATGGGCAGTATTGCATCAGTGACTGAACCAGAGTGAAGGAAGACTAAAGAACATTCACAACGTAACAGGATTTTCCAGaagttaaaaaacatggctgctttcttccaaaacagctcctcttctgaccacaggtagtgtgtggtattccAACTAAGCGACACATTTCTATACAGCCGAGCTGCAACACAAGAAcagaccatggtcaggtgtggcactgtttatgaaagaaagcagccattgttttcaatctctgcacaacccctttaaagaaaaaattgtttAAGGGACGGGCCCCACGGGTCATTTCTGCAGCAGAATGTGGACCAGGAGTGGATATTTCACAGCAGAAACTCATGCCACAACTGATTAAGTGGCCATGCTATTGCAACAGAAAGCTAGTATGTAAAGATTGTATTGTAAAGCTCTAGACTAGTCAAATATAATAAGTTGGCTGTACATAGTCATAAGACTCCTAGCACCAACGTACATTCGGTTGAACCTAACAGCAAATGACACTTAAGTGGAAAATGAAATGGAAGGGCAACACGGAGGGGAAAGAGGGGAAAAGGACACAACTTCTCCTAATCGAAGCAAAACCATAGCCATCTTTATAGGATGGGAAGGAAAATATTAGAAGGGAAAGGCAAAATGTGTTTCTCACCCCGGTCATCAAGAAGCAGATTCTCTGGTTTTATATCTCTGTGAGTAATCCCAAGACCGTGCAGGTATTCCTAATAATTTTAAATAGGAAATACTTTTGTTTATTGcatttattatatttaaatacatttaaaaaaaaaaatttcaaaaaggaAATTCTAACTACATAACCTTGGTGTACATACAATTCTAAGGATTCATCAGTGATGTCCTGGGATGAATTTCAGAGCCATCAGAAATTACATTAATTCCTGAATAATGCATTTTCTACAATTCTCTATGGCGTTAaacatatttatttgtacatttatGCTTATAAATAAGACGTGTCATATTTAAACGGTGTCTCATTTCAGGATTCAGCCTTTAACCTGTTGACGTCCAGTTAAGGTGTTTGCCAGACAAAAATAATAATTGGGCATAACATGAAAGACTAGATCTGTTTCTAAAAAGATTGATATAGGCCCTGTGATGTACTGACATTATTAGCTGCTGTCTATCATCAGCATGCAAAGAAGTAGAACAATCAACTGACTTCGCTTGTTACAGGAATGCTTAACCcattcacgacccgtgacgtaatagcacgtcacgggtcggctgcggatgcatggagagggctcacgggtccatgcacgaagacccgaggctgtcatggcacccGTGAATAGCAGTCTCAGCATTTAGGCAAGCACTGCAGAGAATAGTGTATGAATGGGAACAGGTAAATGCCAATTTAAATCAGAATGAGAATATGATTATATTAATAACTTAGAAAAACCTattattgtctatggggagatacaAAAAAATAGCTCCGCTTCTAATTCCTATGTCTAGCAATAAAAGACAAATAAACAGTAATACAGTGAGGCAGCGCATTTCCTCACCACGCCAGCGATGAGCTGCTGAAAGAACTTCTGTGCATCCTGCTCAGGCATCCCCACATCGGGCTCTAGAATATACAACATTATTCCGATAAACCATCTCATATTATCATTGTATAcatcatatatttatattatatgcatgttattttttaaacaatatttcaacaaaaatgaaaaaacccTATTTCTCAAAGCAATGTTGGGGTTCACTAAAACTCCTACTAGATATTTTAGAAAGATGGGCAGAGCAAAGCACAAGGTAATGGACAGAGTCAGAAATGGATAAAAGGAATGTATTCAAAATCTTGAGACCATGACGACATATAGATAAATTGATAGTAGAGATGGAACAAACTGTGTAAAAGGGTTGTGTGAGCATTAAAATGTTGAATACTTCAGTGGAGCTTTGAATTTTGTACTGGTATATACACATTTTCAATTCTAAGAGGCATTTCGCTTACAGTTCCACTTACTACAAAATGGTGGAAGAAATAGATGCCATATATTTGAAGTTTACCACTCTTCAAAAGTCATACACATCAACacagtggggtacatttactaaagagctgtgcaccagttttctgtcagactttgcacatcctttttagtgcaaactaaacggctgtcgccttatcaaaccccctgctcctacctctaCCCCACTTTGGCCATTTTGTTGGATTAAATAAACCCTGTGATAAAATAAAGAAGAAGATACTTtcattggtgagtgccacgatctTTCCTTACTTTTGTATGTTTTCGGTACCTGCCTATATGAATGCTGAGCACCACCTGAATGTtcttatatataatttttgtgcCATCTCCAACATATATCTGCACACGCGAGATACAAGGAGACTGGATAGTGCCCCTTTTGAGAATTTTGTcatgttagaggtgcaccaaaattaagtggtgaactctgtcggagacATTCAGGGGGCACCAGATCCATGAAGGACATGCGTTAGAAATCCTataataacttaaaaaaaaaactattgcacCTTGCTAGTCTTTCGTAAATGACAATTTCCTTGGAAGGCAGTGTTATCTGGGCTGCTTTGGTAGGTTGTACACAAGAAGCAGCTACCATACTGGGGTACCTTGAAGCAGAGCAATGTGGAACCATCAGCACAGTGCCTCTATGGAGGGCAGTAATACGAGCCAAGAGGCAAAATCATCAGCTCCTGCTCTGCTTCACATGCTGAACAAAAGCACAAAACGGACAACTTAATTACAGTTTGGAAATATTCGGAGGTCCTGCAGAAGCTTTTTACATCATATATCACCATGATGTTTAAAGTCCAGCCAAAGTGTTCGGTCCATGAAATCTGGCCATCACACCAAGCCAGTTTGAGTGTTTTAAGACTGcatttgatttaaaggggtttacacACTTAGATCATTCTCGTCTCCGTAGTGCCttcgcaatttttttttttttgctcccagAGATGGAGAGTAGCAGCACATGTGTGGCATACTTTCCGTTCAGCCTGGCTGCGGGATGGAGGCTAGCGGACCTGCGTTCCAGAGATAGATGCAGATCCCACATTTTGGAAATGCACCCATCATCCACATCCTGTGGATAATGTAGCTagtcaaacccctttaattaaaaagctaccatcaaaatccatcatgataaagcggggacacttactcatagatctaggtacGGTGACTTtttgtaatcttcatatatttgttatttgtCTCCTTCGTTCttaaataacttttaaaattatggttaaGAGCCAGAGCTGATCTGGCTTTATGGACTGTTACACGGTCTGATCCTCCCCTTGAACTTGTGCAGTTGGCAGGAAATGCACAGAGACGGTGAGAGTGTAATAGTCTATAAAGCCTGATCAGAGAGGATATAATATCCTccagggctcattagcataattttagaatgaaggaggacatgtataacaaatataagattaccacagtcagaggGCCTGGATCTgtgaataagtgcccctggtttatcatgctttattttgatggtagttttctttTAATGGTCAGTAATAGTTCTACAGTTCAATTACACACTGCCATTTATGATAGGAAATCACTTTGAAAGGCTAGATATGGCAATAAGATAAAGTTTTAAAACCAGCAAGTTAATTAACATAATTTAGTATCTATTTAATCACAGTGAACCAAGGGAGAAATTAGACacgtaaaaaatatttataacttGGGAGCAAAAATTGCCACTACCTGTAGAAACTGGGTTTTCCCATAACCATGGTCAGTGGATCAATATAATGATATGTGAATACATTATGGCAAAACAGAAGATATGCAAGCACAAACCTATCCGATCAAAGAGCTCGCCTCCACGGCAATATTCTAGGAACAGATAATGAATATTTCCTTCTTTACGGTGTCCATAGAATTTAACAATATTTGTATGGTTCAACATCTTATTGATGCATATTTCTTTCTTTATGTTTTCTGGGCAGTCAGCCGCCCGTTTCATATCCACAATCTTCACAGCTACTGCCTCCTCAGTCTTTCGGTTCACCGCCAGTTGCACTCTGTCATGGAAAGAATCGAAGAATAGAAATTATTTATCCCCAAAGGGGAATTTAAATTGTCACAACAGTTACATACAATACAACATAATTCAATACTAAGCCAATAAAAACATTCAATGAGTAaggaaataaatacatacataggtcTCCACTTGTCTCTAGTCATGAATCAAGATTGcaacagaataagtaatgtaatATTTGAGCAAATGGACTTCACCAGTAGAATACTGTATGTAGCTCTGAATATACTAAAAGGATGTAACACAGAAACTGTACACGATAAAGTAAAATACTTGTTGAACTGTGTGGAATACATCTAGGTGTACTGTCAAATAGTGTAGAAGAATATGAGTATGGAAACTTTTTCCATGTACGCTATAAAGCCATGCTCAAGCATCATGAAAAACTGCAGACTGGCAATGCAGATCGTACTGCACTGTTACAAGTTTACACTATGAAAACTCTGCTTTGTATTTTACAGCAATGGTATTTTTAGGTTACATTACTTGTAAACTCACTCTTCTGGGTGGTCACAAGTTGTTTGTGGTTTAGGTGTGGGAGAAGCATGGCTAGCCTCGAGATGCATACAGCTTAGAGAAGAATTCTGATAATTTTTGTGGCTATGTTTTTGCTTGTAGGAACCCCATAAAGCGAGCCGTATCTTTAACAGGTAAAGTATTTAAATCATATGTTATAATTTGCCGGTGGAAGGGGAGTGGCAACACGAAAAAAAACATCACAATTGGTGAAAATCATGTAGTCATAAGGTGGCCCAATGAAAGAGAAGATATAAATAATTCACACATTCTAAATAATTGGTCATTGGATTTAAATGCCCTAGTGGCAATCCTAACCGCTGTCATAATAAGGTTGCCCCTTCCATGAAGGATTCCACAATAAAGTAAGAACTTACTCTCCATATGCTCCTTCTCCAAGGGTCTGCACCAAATCCCAGTCTTCTACAAAAGGCACAGCCATGATTATGGCGCTATTACAAAGGAATAAAATTAATAGTTATTAAAAAAAGCTACACAggcagttccgacttacagagacccctagttacatgctttactttagtcccagcatcgtcaataaagctttattataggCACCtttaatgatcatctgtaagatgTCTGCTTTATTGACAATCTTTGTTACCATGACAGCAcataattttgaaaatccaattgacacAGGGACCCCGGGCCCCCGCGCCGGGCAGCGCCGACAGCCCCGTGGATAAATCACCACCTAAATGTAGCTAC comes from Engystomops pustulosus chromosome 6, aEngPut4.maternal, whole genome shotgun sequence and encodes:
- the CHEK1 gene encoding serine/threonine-protein kinase Chk1: MAVPFVEDWDLVQTLGEGAYGEVQLAVNRKTEEAVAVKIVDMKRAADCPENIKKEICINKMLNHTNIVKFYGHRKEGNIHYLFLEYCRGGELFDRIEPDVGMPEQDAQKFFQQLIAGVEYLHGLGITHRDIKPENLLLDDRDQLKISDFGLATVFRHNGRERLLNKMCGTLPYVAPELIKMRGFHAEPVDVWSCGIVLIAMLAGELPWDQPNDMCQEYCDWKESKHYLTPWKKIDAAPLALLCKILAENPSSRITIQDIKKDRWVTKSLKKGVKRSLVPSGGSETHGLLSKHIRSDMDLSFLHSEEKVTFSSTQPEPRTALPTWDSSSSHIDKLVQGKGISFSQPACPENMLLSSQLLGTPGSSQNPWQRLVKRMTRFFTKVDAASSYCSLKETCEKMGYVWKKSCVNQVTVSTTDRRNNKLIFKVNLVEMDERILLDFRLSKGDGLEFKRHFLKIKKKLDDIVANQKVIMSIT